The following are encoded in a window of Rhizobium sp. WYJ-E13 genomic DNA:
- the hfq gene encoding RNA chaperone Hfq: protein MAERSQNLQDLFLNTVRKQKISLTIFLINGVKLTGVVTSFDNFCVLLRRDGHSQLVYKHAISTIMPGQPMQMFESEEAAS from the coding sequence ATGGCGGAACGTTCTCAGAATCTGCAGGACTTATTTCTCAATACTGTACGCAAGCAAAAGATTTCCCTGACAATCTTTCTGATTAACGGCGTGAAACTCACGGGTGTTGTCACTTCTTTTGACAATTTCTGTGTTCTGCTTCGCCGTGACGGCCATTCGCAGCTCGTGTATAAACACGCGATCTCGACTATCATGCCTGGGCAGCCAATGCAGATGTTCGAGAGCGAAGAAGCAGCGTCCTAA
- the hflX gene encoding GTPase HflX, producing the protein MRATVVVPVLKSRSRGGQTESASTRTPESRLDEATGLAQAIDLDVVNASIVSVNDPRPATLLGTGKIEEIKHLLDERDSGLVIVDHPLTPVQQRNLEKEWNAKVIDRTGLILEIFGRRASTKEGTLQVDLAHLNYQKGRLVRSWTHLERQRGGGGFMGGPGETQIEADRRLLQDRIIKLERELEQVVRTRQLHRAKRRKVPHPIVALVGYTNAGKSTLFNRITGAGVLAEDMLFATLDPTLRRMKLPHGRTVILSDTVGFISDLPTHLVAAFRATLEEVLEADLVLHVRDMSDVDNQAQSADVLRILNDLGIDEAEGQRRILEVWNKIDRLEPEAHDAIVQKASTMQNVIAVSAISGEGVDRLMDDISRRLSGVMTETTITLPVDKLALLPWLYDHAVVDSREDNEDGSVTLELRLSETEAAELERRIGHGQRPAKEDWER; encoded by the coding sequence ATGCGCGCGACTGTCGTCGTGCCGGTGCTGAAGTCGCGCTCGCGCGGCGGTCAGACTGAGTCGGCCTCGACCCGCACTCCCGAAAGCCGTCTCGACGAAGCGACGGGTCTTGCCCAGGCGATCGACCTCGATGTCGTCAACGCATCGATCGTCTCCGTCAACGATCCGCGTCCGGCGACGCTTCTCGGCACGGGCAAGATCGAGGAAATCAAGCACCTGCTGGACGAGCGTGATTCCGGCTTGGTCATTGTCGATCATCCGCTGACGCCTGTGCAGCAGCGTAATCTGGAAAAGGAATGGAACGCCAAGGTCATCGACCGGACGGGCCTGATCCTCGAAATCTTTGGCCGCCGCGCCTCCACCAAGGAAGGCACGCTGCAGGTCGATCTTGCGCATCTGAACTACCAGAAGGGCCGGCTGGTTCGAAGCTGGACCCACCTTGAGCGCCAGCGCGGCGGTGGCGGTTTCATGGGTGGTCCGGGTGAAACCCAGATCGAAGCCGACCGCCGTCTGCTGCAGGATCGCATCATCAAGCTCGAACGTGAACTGGAGCAGGTCGTCCGCACCCGTCAGTTGCACCGGGCCAAGCGTAGGAAGGTGCCGCATCCGATCGTGGCGCTCGTCGGTTATACTAACGCCGGCAAATCGACGCTCTTCAATCGTATCACCGGGGCAGGGGTTCTCGCCGAAGACATGCTCTTCGCGACGCTCGACCCGACGTTGCGCCGCATGAAGCTGCCGCATGGCCGCACCGTCATCCTCTCCGATACCGTCGGTTTCATCTCCGATCTGCCGACCCATTTGGTCGCCGCCTTCCGCGCAACGCTGGAAGAGGTGTTGGAAGCCGATCTCGTCCTGCATGTGCGCGACATGTCCGATGTGGACAATCAGGCCCAGAGCGCCGACGTACTGCGTATCCTGAACGACCTCGGCATCGATGAGGCCGAAGGCCAGCGCCGCATTCTCGAGGTCTGGAACAAGATCGACCGGCTGGAGCCGGAAGCCCACGACGCCATCGTGCAGAAGGCTTCGACCATGCAGAATGTCATTGCCGTTTCCGCCATCAGCGGCGAGGGCGTCGACAGGCTCATGGATGACATCAGCCGTCGTCTGTCCGGTGTCATGACGGAAACGACGATCACGCTGCCGGTGGACAAGCTGGCGCTGCTGCCCTGGCTCTACGACCATGCCGTCGTCGATAGCCGCGAAGACAATGAGGATGGTTCGGTGACGCTGGAGTTGCGTCTGTCTGAAACCGAGGCTGCCGAGCTTGAGCGTCGCATCGGCCATGGCCAGAGGCCTGCAAAGGAAGACTGGGAGCGATAA
- the mazG gene encoding nucleoside triphosphate pyrophosphohydrolase: MEPSKDISRLIEIMAALRNPETGCPWDVEQDFESIKPYTLEEAYEVADAIERKDMDDLCDELGDLLLQVVFHARMAEEAGEFSFGDVVEAITRKMIRRHPHVFARSDADTPDAVKKQWDEIKQAEKRERAERRARRGITEDFKAGFLGSVQRSFPALTEALKLQERAAKVGFDWSAPEPILDKIEEEVDELRVALREGDKSKVSDELGDLIFAMVNIGRHVKADPEQALRGTNTKFRRRFNHIETVLDAEGESLEAASLERMEEIWQAAKAIERAVIAGAE; encoded by the coding sequence ATGGAACCTTCGAAAGACATTTCGCGCCTGATCGAGATCATGGCGGCACTTCGCAATCCTGAGACCGGTTGCCCTTGGGACGTCGAGCAGGATTTCGAGAGCATCAAGCCCTATACGCTCGAAGAAGCCTATGAGGTTGCAGATGCGATCGAGCGCAAGGATATGGACGACCTTTGCGACGAGCTTGGTGACCTGCTGCTGCAGGTGGTCTTTCATGCGCGCATGGCCGAAGAAGCCGGCGAGTTCTCCTTCGGCGATGTCGTGGAAGCCATCACTCGCAAGATGATCCGTCGGCACCCTCATGTCTTTGCTCGCTCGGATGCGGATACACCCGATGCCGTGAAGAAGCAGTGGGACGAGATCAAGCAGGCTGAAAAACGCGAGCGTGCGGAACGTCGGGCGCGCCGCGGCATCACTGAAGATTTCAAGGCAGGCTTCCTTGGCTCCGTGCAGCGCAGCTTTCCGGCGCTGACCGAAGCGCTCAAACTTCAGGAGCGCGCCGCCAAGGTCGGCTTCGACTGGTCGGCGCCTGAACCGATCCTCGACAAGATCGAGGAAGAGGTTGACGAGTTGCGCGTCGCACTGCGCGAGGGCGATAAATCAAAGGTCAGCGATGAACTCGGCGACCTGATCTTCGCGATGGTCAATATCGGGCGACACGTGAAGGCCGATCCGGAACAGGCGCTCCGTGGAACGAATACGAAATTCAGACGCCGATTCAATCATATCGAGACGGTTCTTGATGCAGAAGGCGAGAGCCTGGAGGCAGCCAGCCTGGAGCGGATGGAAGAGATCTGGCAAGCGGCGAAGGCGATCGAGCGGGCTGTCATTGCTGGCGCGGAGTGA
- a CDS encoding nucleoside deaminase: MPEKTIANRLLQVMEENILPMTELGVASGNKVFGAAILRKSDLSLILAETNNELENPLWHGEVHTLKRFYELNDKPATKDLIFLSTHEPCTMCMSAITWAGFDNFYYFFSHEDSRDSFAIPHDLKILKEVFGLEPGGYRRQNAFWKSFAIADLVETEDDQLKADLKAQTARIKSRYAALSDTYQATKSANDIPLS, encoded by the coding sequence ATGCCGGAAAAGACAATCGCCAACCGCCTCCTGCAGGTCATGGAAGAGAATATCCTACCGATGACGGAGCTCGGCGTCGCCTCCGGCAACAAGGTGTTCGGGGCAGCGATCCTGCGCAAATCCGATCTGTCGCTCATCCTCGCCGAAACCAATAACGAGCTGGAAAATCCGCTTTGGCACGGCGAAGTGCACACGCTGAAACGCTTCTACGAGCTCAACGACAAGCCGGCGACGAAGGACCTGATCTTTCTCTCCACGCACGAACCCTGCACCATGTGCATGTCGGCTATCACCTGGGCCGGCTTCGATAATTTCTATTATTTCTTCAGCCACGAGGATTCGCGCGACAGCTTTGCGATTCCGCACGATCTGAAGATCCTGAAGGAAGTCTTCGGGCTCGAGCCTGGCGGCTACAGGCGGCAGAATGCCTTCTGGAAGAGCTTTGCGATCGCAGATCTTGTCGAGACCGAGGATGATCAGCTGAAGGCTGACCTCAAGGCGCAGACAGCGCGGATCAAATCACGCTACGCCGCCCTCTCCGACACCTATCAGGCCACCAAGAGCGCCAACGACATTCCGCTGAGCTGA
- the cysG gene encoding siroheme synthase CysG, whose protein sequence is MLPRTEQLSVFPAFFRVQGRTVAVFGNGDEAFAKVRLLLNTQVRIIAYADRPEADYHAFLIANRIETVRAPFVPEQIEGAALVFAATGDAEQDRLIVEAARAAKIPVNAVDQPDYCDFYTPALVNRAPVAVAIGTEGAGPVLAQMIRAQIDQMLSPSLGRLAALSTSYRKAVEHLVPRGVSRRIFWRRFFSGAVADAVANGNLPQARRAANGLLRSLDRVEGHVWLVGAGPGAEDLLTLRAQRVMMEADVIVYDALVPQAIVDMGRRDAERLSVGKRKGCHSKSQEEINDLLVDLGRQGKRVVRLKSGDPLVYGRAGEEMAALRAAGISYEIVPGITSAFAAAADFELPLTLRGVASSLVFTTGHDLTGDVLPDWASLAVSGATIAVYMGRTVAASVAERLMQAGIPEETTVAVIENASRADRRLLHGTLRDLPDLQHRDELTGPVMVIIGDAVAGANFELSEPLVRERIRFDELARS, encoded by the coding sequence ATGCTTCCCAGGACTGAACAGCTTTCGGTATTTCCCGCCTTCTTTCGCGTGCAAGGTCGGACTGTGGCCGTTTTCGGCAATGGCGACGAAGCTTTCGCCAAGGTTCGCCTGCTCTTGAACACGCAGGTGCGCATCATTGCATATGCCGATCGCCCGGAAGCCGATTACCACGCCTTTCTGATTGCCAACCGCATAGAAACCGTCCGCGCTCCTTTTGTGCCCGAACAGATAGAGGGTGCCGCACTGGTGTTTGCCGCAACCGGCGACGCTGAGCAGGACCGCCTGATCGTTGAAGCGGCCCGCGCCGCGAAGATCCCGGTCAATGCCGTCGACCAGCCCGATTATTGCGATTTCTATACACCGGCTCTCGTCAATCGCGCGCCTGTCGCTGTCGCGATCGGCACGGAAGGCGCTGGTCCGGTGCTCGCCCAGATGATCCGCGCCCAGATCGATCAGATGCTGTCTCCATCCCTGGGTCGTCTCGCAGCGCTTTCAACCAGTTATCGCAAGGCGGTCGAACATCTGGTTCCGCGCGGCGTCTCGCGTCGCATCTTCTGGCGTCGTTTCTTCTCCGGAGCGGTCGCGGATGCTGTCGCCAATGGCAATCTTCCGCAGGCCCGCCGCGCTGCCAATGGCCTGCTGCGGTCGCTTGATCGCGTCGAAGGCCATGTCTGGCTTGTCGGCGCCGGCCCCGGTGCTGAGGACCTTCTCACCTTGCGCGCCCAGCGCGTGATGATGGAGGCCGATGTGATTGTCTATGACGCACTCGTGCCGCAGGCGATCGTCGATATGGGACGCCGCGATGCCGAGCGTCTTTCGGTCGGCAAGCGCAAGGGCTGCCATTCGAAGTCCCAGGAAGAGATCAACGATCTCCTGGTCGATCTCGGCCGTCAGGGCAAGCGCGTCGTGCGCCTGAAAAGCGGCGATCCGTTGGTCTATGGCCGGGCCGGGGAAGAGATGGCCGCCTTGCGCGCCGCCGGCATCTCCTACGAGATCGTCCCGGGTATCACCTCCGCCTTTGCCGCTGCTGCCGATTTCGAACTGCCGCTGACGCTGCGCGGTGTTGCCTCTTCGCTGGTCTTCACGACCGGGCATGATCTGACCGGCGACGTTCTGCCGGATTGGGCAAGCCTTGCTGTGTCCGGTGCCACGATCGCCGTCTATATGGGCCGCACGGTCGCAGCCTCCGTTGCCGAGCGGCTAATGCAGGCCGGTATCCCCGAAGAGACCACCGTTGCCGTGATTGAGAATGCCAGCCGCGCGGACCGCCGGCTGCTGCACGGAACCTTGCGTGATCTTCCGGACCTGCAGCACCGCGACGAGTTGACGGGACCAGTCATGGTCATTATCGGCGATGCGGTCGCAGGCGCCAATTTCGAACTGTCCGAACCGTTGGTGCGTGAGCGCATCCGGTTCGATGAACTTGCAAGGAGCTGA
- a CDS encoding DUF2849 domain-containing protein, whose product MVDKVLTANRLTDGIAVWLNANGEWVTSLQEALVARHAEAVAALEEIGKKSYADNLVVDVAVVEVQETNGQLWPLRLRERIRAQGPTMEYAPGYKPADPEFIAV is encoded by the coding sequence ATGGTAGACAAGGTTCTGACCGCCAACCGCCTGACGGACGGCATCGCCGTCTGGCTGAACGCCAATGGCGAGTGGGTGACCTCGTTGCAGGAAGCGCTTGTCGCTCGCCATGCCGAAGCCGTCGCGGCCCTCGAGGAGATCGGCAAGAAATCCTATGCTGACAACCTCGTCGTCGACGTTGCCGTTGTCGAGGTTCAGGAGACCAACGGCCAGCTCTGGCCGCTGCGTCTGCGCGAGCGCATTCGCGCCCAGGGGCCGACCATGGAATATGCGCCGGGCTACAAGCCGGCTG